In Mariprofundus sp. NF, the sequence ATTATCAATGTAATTAAAAATCGCGAAGGAAGCAGTCTAAATATAATAAAATAAACGGCGAAAAACATAAGAAATTCAATAGAACTGAAGAGCATAACTTAGACTTTCCTACAAAACACTTTGATAAAAATCACAATTGCTTATAAATACTTTCAGCCATCAACTTATGCCCCAGAGCATTGGGGTGTGGGTCTCCAGGCATAGCCCATAGTGACTTCCCATCATAACCAGATAGTACCGGAAGCAGGTCAATATAATGGATACCTAGTTCGTTAGATATTTTTTCGATCTCATGGTGAATAAAGGTAAATGGATAGTCCACCAAATTGTGTATATCTGGTGTCATAGCGAGATGCAGTCGTATATCGTGTTTCTTGGCATAATCAGCCAGATCTCTTAGTGATGACTGCATTTCACGATACCCTGCCGTCTCATGATCATAAACTTTTTTATAGTGCTGCAATAGTCCCTTTTCACCGGAGCTGTTGAAAGTACGATTCAGTGCAATCCATAAGGTTACCGCAAGTTGGCTATTGCGTAGAAACCAGTTGCCACCACCAGCTTCGAGGCTTTCAGCATCATTAACAAAATACTGTATTACAATATCATCTGGATTTAGATGGGCGAGTTTCGTTAAAAACAGTTCGACATATCTGACAGTATTGTAATTCCCAATACCTGCATTCAAAACCTCCATCTGTTGGCCGCTCTGTTTTGCCATGTCTTGGATCACAGATGTTAATACATCCACTTCCTTAACCCCCCAGCCTAGGGTGATAGAACTTCCAATAAAAAGTACGCGACGCCCCTCTTTGATGCTTGATATGTTTTCTCCTCGCATCCCTTCCTTATTTATACGGATAGATACCGACTGCAGCACAGCTTCAGAGTTTGGCACATGTTCATGGCCTAAAATCGGGTTATCGCTACTTTGCTTTAGTTCTTTTGCATACTTCCACATTTCGATATCATAGCTTTTCATTGATGCATTTTTTGCGCGCACAAATCCTTCACCAATCAATAGGGCAACCGCAATCGATATAATAAAGACTATGGTAGATAACAACATACTGTTGTAAGACGATTTCGGCTTGTTAGATGACATTTATTAAATCCTAATATTTATTTTAATTACTCGACGAATTCAAATGATCCAATCACTTAAAGCATAAGTGATAATACAACCCTTTTTATCGAAATCCTATTGTCAGTCATTTACTTACAATAGGAGAAATTCGCTTGAATAGATAGTTGCCAAGAATCTGGTGCCCCTCTGCACTAGGGTGACTTGAATCTTTTAATGCATATAAATCATCTAGTCTATCAGAATGGCTAGTAAATCCATCTAGCGAATCAATGAAATAACCCTTACCTTCATTTTCCAGAGTCCTGAGATGTTGAATAAATTGCGGATGCAAATAGGACTTCAGAAGAACCTCACCTCTACCTGGTATAGAAATAAAATAGAGGGGTATTTTTTCCTTGCTTGCCAATGCTGTGATTTTATCAAAATTATCTTTTGTTTTTATAAGCGTTTCATTGTTTTCACTTGGCACAGGATGAGCTGTTGGATCCTTAATAGAAAAACCTCTGTTAGCTCGAACCCAGCCTATTGCTATATATAAGTGTGATTGTCTGAGTGTCTTTTTCACCCATGTAGGAATATTCAACCAAAATGAGCCGGGCCTGGAATCCACGCCATCCTTTATTATTATATTCATACTTTGAGTGGTGAAGTCTGCATATGTCACGCCTACAACCAACAAGTCGGGAGAGTACTTTAATCCATAGAGTCGCAGGTAGTTATACTCATCAAAGGTATTATAGCCATTATGGGCAGCATTAATAACTTCTACCTTACTATATTTTTTTTCTACAATTTCATTGAGTTGGCGTTCTAATACTTTTGAATACCCAGCCTCCATATCATTGCCAAATGCAAA encodes:
- a CDS encoding SGNH/GDSL hydrolase family protein, whose amino-acid sequence is MSSNKPKSSYNSMLLSTIVFIISIAVALLIGEGFVRAKNASMKSYDIEMWKYAKELKQSSDNPILGHEHVPNSEAVLQSVSIRINKEGMRGENISSIKEGRRVLFIGSSITLGWGVKEVDVLTSVIQDMAKQSGQQMEVLNAGIGNYNTVRYVELFLTKLAHLNPDDIVIQYFVNDAESLEAGGGNWFLRNSQLAVTLWIALNRTFNSSGEKGLLQHYKKVYDHETAGYREMQSSLRDLADYAKKHDIRLHLAMTPDIHNLVDYPFTFIHHEIEKISNELGIHYIDLLPVLSGYDGKSLWAMPGDPHPNALGHKLMAESIYKQL
- a CDS encoding SGNH/GDSL hydrolase family protein is translated as MKKLFQNGLLFFFSIAVAILLAEAVCRIIPLSNDSDPTYKLAHEVLPFVMKPNSESISIHGHVLKINSHGLRDFEYSYEKEKGVFRILVLGDSVTFAFGNDMEAGYSKVLERQLNEIVEKKYSKVEVINAAHNGYNTFDEYNYLRLYGLKYSPDLLVVGVTYADFTTQSMNIIIKDGVDSRPGSFWLNIPTWVKKTLRQSHLYIAIGWVRANRGFSIKDPTAHPVPSENNETLIKTKDNFDKITALASKEKIPLYFISIPGRGEVLLKSYLHPQFIQHLRTLENEGKGYFIDSLDGFTSHSDRLDDLYALKDSSHPSAEGHQILGNYLFKRISPIVSK